In the Methyloterricola oryzae genome, CTGCGGCCTGATCATCTTTACCATCCGCACTTGGGGCGCTTATCCGGAAGGCGCCGGCTTCGCCGTGCTGCTGATGAATTCCCTGACCCCGGTCATCGATCACTACGTGCGGCCCCGGATCTATGGCCGTGACCGTACGGGCCGGCCCCTGGACCTGGCGGAGCCTAAGAAATGAGCAGCGTGCGGCAGGAACGGTGGCGTGAACTGGCCCAAGAGCGCTGGGCTTGGCTGCGCAAGCAGTTCGACGATCTGGAAGCCCTAAGGCAACGTCTGGACTATCAGACCTATCTGCTGGCAGCGGCTGGCCTAGTCGCCAGCCTCCTGCTGGGCTTCGCCGACCTGAGTACCCGTGGCTCGATCGCCCAGCGCCAGGAAGAGGATATGCTGGCCACCCTGGAGCAGGTGCTGCCCAGGGACCTTTACGACAACGACTTGCTGCATTCACTCCGGAATATCGACGACAGTGCCGATCATGGCCTGGGTGCGGTACCGGTGTACGTGGCCAGCAAGGCCGGCGAGGTTTCCGCGATCGCCTTCAAACTCTCGGCCCAGGGCGGCTACTCCGGCCCCATCGACCTGGTCATGGGCATTGACCGCAGCGGAACCATTCTGGGTGTGCGCGTGGTGGCCCACGCCGAAACGCCGGGCCTGGGAGACAAGATCGAGAAGGCGAAATCGGACTGGGTCCTGGCTTTTACCGGCCGTTCCCTGGACAACACGGCGCCCGAGCGCTGGCGAGTCAAAAAGGATGGCGGCGACTTTGACCAGTTCGCTGGCGCCACCATCACGCCGCGTGCGGTGGTTCGCGGGGTCCAGTCTGGACTCGCCTTTTACCAGCGGCACCGCGACGCACTGCTCTCACCCACGCCCTGAGGTTCCTATGAAGCCCGAGTTCGCCAAGATCACCCGCGATGGACTGTGGGACAACAATATCGTGTTCAGCCAGAGCATCGGGCTATGCCCCCTGCTGGCGGTAACCGGTACCGCCACCAACGGCTTGGGCATGGGGCTCGCTACCCTCGCCGTGCTGGTGGCCTGCAATGCCCTGATCTCCTACGTGCGGGCACTGATCCCCCCCGAGATCCGCATCCCTATCTTTGTGGTGCTCATCGCCATGATCGTGACCCTGGTGGACATGGTCATGAATGCCTGGCTGCACGAAATGCACAAGGTCTTGGGCCTGTTCATTCCCCTGATCGTGACCAATTGCGCCATTCTGGGGCGGGCCGAGGCCTACGCTTCGCGCCATCCTGTGGCAGAAGCCACGATGGACGGCGTCATGATGGGTCTCGGATTCACCCTGGCCCTCGTGGTTCTTGGTGCTGCGCGGGAAATTCTGGGGGCAGGTACGCTGTTTGCAAGCGCATCCTTGTTGATGGGTGAATCCTTTTCCTGGATGGAGACCGTGCTGATTCCTCAATACAAAGGCTTTCTGCTGATGGCGCTTCCCCCGGGCGGCTTCCTGATGCTGGGCTTCATCCTCGCCGGCAAGAAGATAATCGACCGCCGCCTGGCGGCCCGGACTACGAGGCCCGTGCCCGTGGGCGACACCTTGGTGGAACAATCCTGACCGGGGCCTGATTCATGAACGTGGGAGTGTGCTACGCGGACGCCGACCGGCAGCTCTGGCTCCGAATGGAGGTACCTGAAAGTAGTTCAGTAGAGGAAGCCATCCGGCGTTCCGGCATCCTGGATCGCTTTCCCGAGATCGACCTGAGCCAGCAAAAAGTCGGCATCTTCGGCAAGCTAGTCAAACTCGACGCGCCGCTCAAAGACGGCGACCGCATAGAGATCTACCGTCCCATCATTGCCGACCCCAAAACCGTGCGCCGCCGCCGCATGGGCGACGAGGATGAGGACGACGACGATTGATAGGAATTT is a window encoding:
- the rsxG gene encoding electron transport complex subunit RsxG → MSSVRQERWRELAQERWAWLRKQFDDLEALRQRLDYQTYLLAAAGLVASLLLGFADLSTRGSIAQRQEEDMLATLEQVLPRDLYDNDLLHSLRNIDDSADHGLGAVPVYVASKAGEVSAIAFKLSAQGGYSGPIDLVMGIDRSGTILGVRVVAHAETPGLGDKIEKAKSDWVLAFTGRSLDNTAPERWRVKKDGGDFDQFAGATITPRAVVRGVQSGLAFYQRHRDALLSPTP
- a CDS encoding electron transport complex subunit E produces the protein MKPEFAKITRDGLWDNNIVFSQSIGLCPLLAVTGTATNGLGMGLATLAVLVACNALISYVRALIPPEIRIPIFVVLIAMIVTLVDMVMNAWLHEMHKVLGLFIPLIVTNCAILGRAEAYASRHPVAEATMDGVMMGLGFTLALVVLGAAREILGAGTLFASASLLMGESFSWMETVLIPQYKGFLLMALPPGGFLMLGFILAGKKIIDRRLAARTTRPVPVGDTLVEQS
- a CDS encoding RnfH family protein, with amino-acid sequence MNVGVCYADADRQLWLRMEVPESSSVEEAIRRSGILDRFPEIDLSQQKVGIFGKLVKLDAPLKDGDRIEIYRPIIADPKTVRRRRMGDEDEDDDD